Proteins from a genomic interval of Fuerstiella sp.:
- a CDS encoding DUF1501 domain-containing protein → MAGQTGRASLAGFTRRRWLQSGGAAVASGIWPSLLTARSSSGASAPARQAIIIYLQGGLSHYESFDPKPNASTEYRGEFQSIATSLPGIRFCEHMPRLAARAHQFNVIRSTFVDSPSHEHAIHSSLTGWQPPGSPRILAGELVRNKLHPAVGAVVARGRRDERPGLPGYVTVPHAGQLGARVHYAGAGMLGVNYEPVDSGMPPVRADQPFTGPSDLQLSSKLNSRRIRDRLTLLDGMQRSDFSPLELEGLGPYHRQAYEILSGGAAAQAFNLSAEPQRVREQYGHHLWGQQTVLARRLAEAGVPMTLMNFTLNQVKGQDWDTHKDNFGLMKDVLLPPMDLAVSTLLDDLEVRGLLDTTLVAMFGEFGRTPRINKDAGRDHWEKVFSVMLAGGGLKSGVVVGNSTRDGDLPLNRPVHLNDVLATIYHQLGVPCDEVIHDELDRPFPVLPHGTPVPELL, encoded by the coding sequence ATGGCTGGACAGACGGGTCGAGCATCGTTAGCTGGGTTCACACGGCGTCGATGGCTGCAGAGTGGTGGAGCGGCAGTGGCGTCCGGCATCTGGCCGTCTCTGCTGACAGCGCGGTCCAGCAGTGGAGCGTCGGCTCCTGCTCGTCAGGCAATCATCATTTATCTGCAGGGTGGACTGTCACACTACGAGAGCTTCGACCCCAAACCCAATGCCTCAACCGAGTATCGCGGTGAGTTCCAGTCAATTGCAACAAGTCTGCCGGGGATTCGGTTTTGCGAACATATGCCACGACTGGCAGCGCGTGCTCACCAATTCAATGTGATTCGCAGTACATTTGTTGATTCGCCTTCTCATGAGCATGCAATTCACAGTTCACTGACCGGATGGCAACCTCCAGGTTCCCCCAGAATTCTGGCCGGTGAACTGGTCCGGAACAAACTGCATCCCGCAGTCGGTGCTGTTGTCGCACGCGGTCGCAGGGACGAACGCCCGGGCCTGCCCGGTTACGTGACGGTCCCGCACGCCGGGCAGCTGGGAGCTCGGGTCCACTATGCAGGAGCGGGCATGCTGGGAGTTAACTACGAGCCCGTCGATTCCGGCATGCCTCCGGTTCGCGCAGATCAGCCGTTCACCGGTCCGTCTGACCTGCAACTCAGCAGCAAATTAAACAGCCGCCGGATTCGCGATCGACTCACGTTACTGGATGGTATGCAGCGGAGCGATTTCTCCCCACTCGAACTCGAGGGACTGGGGCCTTATCATCGTCAGGCCTACGAGATTCTTTCCGGTGGAGCGGCGGCTCAGGCTTTCAATTTGTCCGCCGAACCACAACGGGTGCGAGAACAGTATGGCCATCATCTGTGGGGTCAGCAAACCGTACTGGCCCGCAGACTGGCTGAAGCGGGAGTCCCCATGACGCTGATGAACTTCACGCTCAACCAGGTGAAGGGACAGGACTGGGACACTCACAAAGACAATTTCGGACTCATGAAGGACGTTCTGCTCCCGCCCATGGATCTGGCGGTGAGCACACTGCTGGACGACCTTGAGGTACGTGGCCTGCTGGACACCACGCTGGTTGCGATGTTCGGTGAATTCGGTCGTACTCCGCGGATCAATAAAGACGCGGGACGCGATCATTGGGAGAAGGTGTTCTCGGTGATGCTTGCCGGAGGTGGACTCAAGTCCGGCGTGGTCGTTGGCAACAGTACACGCGATGGTGACTTGCCCCTGAACCGCCCGGTGCATCTCAACGATGTACTGGCAACGATCTATCACCAGCTGGGCGTTCCGTGCGACGAAGTGATTCACGACGAACTTGATCGCCCGTTTCCGGTTCTGCCTCACGGCACGCCAGTCCCGGAACTGCTCTAA
- a CDS encoding PQQ-binding-like beta-propeller repeat protein, giving the protein MVVTFFKRIISVCVLGILFSGSVSAEWPQFRGPDGQGHSDQKGTPVHWSEQENVAWKTAVPGEGWSSPVIAGNQVWMTSARNEGKSLHALCIDSTSGQLLHDLEVLTTSEPGRRHETNGFASPTPVLDGAHVYVHFGPRGTVCLDTEGNIIWTNTEFEYNAFQGAGSSPILHEDLLILTCDGIDNQFLVALDKQTGETRWLQHRSHLEAAAERDASRPEGSRISKMAYSTPLVQTVDGLPQLVSNGADHVAAYDLKTGRELWWMPYTGFSIVCRPSYGHGLFYVVGSVAQDHFCVYAFRPGSGRIPEDEVVWQRSKGIAHVPSPLLVDQELYVIDTSGVATCVDALTGEEYWRERLGGNHDASPVEVAGRIYFCGRDGRTTVLTAGREHEILATNQLSGTFKASPAVADGALFLRSDTHLYRIEEE; this is encoded by the coding sequence GTGGTCGTTACTTTTTTTAAACGAATCATTTCAGTCTGTGTCCTGGGAATCCTGTTTTCCGGAAGTGTGTCAGCGGAATGGCCGCAGTTTCGCGGTCCGGACGGCCAGGGACACTCCGATCAGAAAGGGACACCTGTTCACTGGAGCGAACAGGAGAACGTGGCCTGGAAAACTGCAGTCCCTGGTGAAGGATGGTCGTCGCCCGTGATTGCCGGAAACCAGGTGTGGATGACCAGCGCCAGAAACGAAGGTAAATCTCTCCACGCCCTCTGTATTGATTCAACTTCCGGACAGCTCCTGCATGACCTCGAAGTATTAACGACTTCGGAGCCTGGTCGGCGGCACGAAACGAACGGATTCGCCTCCCCGACACCGGTGCTTGACGGTGCGCATGTCTACGTCCATTTCGGGCCTCGTGGAACTGTCTGTCTTGATACTGAGGGCAACATTATCTGGACAAATACCGAATTCGAATACAACGCGTTCCAGGGAGCAGGAAGCTCTCCGATTCTTCACGAGGATCTGCTGATCCTGACCTGCGACGGAATCGACAACCAGTTTCTGGTGGCGCTCGACAAACAGACAGGAGAAACCCGGTGGCTTCAACATCGATCGCATCTTGAGGCGGCTGCAGAGAGAGATGCCAGTCGTCCGGAAGGATCACGAATTTCAAAGATGGCGTACTCGACTCCGCTGGTGCAGACCGTTGACGGTCTCCCCCAGCTGGTGAGCAACGGAGCCGATCACGTGGCGGCGTATGATCTGAAGACCGGCCGGGAACTCTGGTGGATGCCGTACACGGGTTTCTCGATCGTCTGTCGACCGTCGTATGGACATGGTCTGTTTTATGTGGTGGGTTCTGTCGCGCAGGACCATTTTTGTGTTTACGCTTTTCGTCCCGGCTCTGGTCGGATTCCTGAAGACGAGGTCGTGTGGCAGCGATCGAAAGGGATCGCCCATGTTCCGTCTCCGCTGCTGGTCGACCAGGAACTGTACGTCATTGACACAAGTGGAGTGGCGACCTGCGTTGATGCGCTTACCGGTGAGGAGTACTGGCGTGAACGACTTGGAGGCAACCACGATGCTTCGCCAGTCGAAGTCGCCGGTCGGATCTATTTCTGCGGTCGTGACGGCAGGACAACTGTTTTGACCGCGGGAAGAGAACACGAGATTCTGGCGACCAACCAGCTTAGCGGCACGTTCAAAGCCTCACCCGCGGTGGCTGATGGTGCTCTGTTTCTGAGAAGTGATACTCATCTCTATCGCATCGAGGAAGAATGA
- a CDS encoding OprO/OprP family phosphate-selective porin, which produces MVLFRITGLICLAVLALMGGPAAFALDEPEQRLIQRLEAAEARIKELEKQLPIQEKSSDTSSEPFTSASWAPKPGTYVKDPSSDWLEKWEEQQEANDELTASIKKSVQSGTSATKSMKVVGRIHADYWGIPDSSPGINVIETGDPNNTPQDRAGFRRMRFGVRGDVSPNMGYRIEMEFAGGNDSEFRDAFISVKDASWLQTVIVGNHKRPYGLDHLNSSRHNVFLERPFVIESFNQDCRRLGVSSNAVSEDQAWNWRYGVWNQRLIQDEGNYISDHLQGEIAGRLANTYWYDESSGGRGYAHWAVSTTFAHPDGSTGGDPTDFGETESQNEARFRHRPEARTDQRWLDTGRIAGADWYEMIGLEKVINIGSLQIVGEYQNMFMQRDTGFSDLHLHGGYVYASYFLTGEHMPWNRKNGTLNRVKPFENFFLVDRCDGGSGTGWGAWQVAARYSYADFNDQNIFGGVGESLTLGLNWLWNANTRIQFNYINGTINDRAVGGQLTGGDYDIFGTRFMIDF; this is translated from the coding sequence GTGGTGTTGTTTCGAATTACAGGTTTGATCTGTTTGGCAGTACTGGCCTTAATGGGAGGTCCGGCAGCGTTTGCGCTGGATGAACCGGAGCAAAGACTGATTCAGCGTCTGGAAGCGGCAGAAGCTCGCATTAAGGAGCTGGAAAAACAGCTGCCGATTCAGGAAAAATCCTCTGATACCAGCTCAGAACCGTTCACTTCAGCGTCGTGGGCCCCGAAGCCTGGCACTTATGTGAAAGATCCCAGCAGTGACTGGCTGGAAAAATGGGAAGAACAACAGGAAGCCAACGATGAACTCACGGCCTCCATTAAGAAATCAGTCCAGTCCGGCACCTCGGCCACCAAATCCATGAAAGTCGTCGGCCGTATTCATGCTGACTATTGGGGAATACCCGACTCGAGTCCGGGCATCAACGTGATTGAAACCGGGGACCCCAACAACACACCTCAGGACCGCGCCGGATTCCGCCGGATGCGGTTCGGTGTCAGGGGTGATGTCAGTCCTAACATGGGCTACCGGATCGAAATGGAATTCGCCGGAGGCAACGACTCTGAATTTCGTGATGCTTTTATTTCTGTGAAAGACGCATCGTGGCTGCAAACCGTCATCGTCGGAAATCACAAACGCCCCTATGGTCTTGACCACCTTAACAGCAGTCGACACAACGTGTTTCTGGAACGTCCATTTGTGATTGAGTCGTTCAATCAGGATTGCCGACGTCTGGGAGTTTCGTCCAACGCTGTTTCAGAGGATCAAGCCTGGAACTGGCGCTACGGTGTCTGGAACCAGCGTCTGATTCAGGACGAAGGAAACTACATCAGCGACCATCTGCAGGGCGAAATCGCAGGACGACTGGCGAATACCTATTGGTACGACGAATCTTCCGGAGGCCGTGGTTACGCTCACTGGGCCGTGTCCACAACATTCGCCCATCCGGACGGATCAACGGGGGGCGATCCCACTGACTTTGGGGAAACGGAGTCCCAGAATGAAGCACGTTTTCGTCATCGTCCGGAAGCGAGAACGGATCAGCGATGGCTGGATACAGGCCGCATCGCCGGGGCCGACTGGTATGAAATGATCGGTCTGGAAAAAGTCATTAACATCGGTTCCCTGCAGATTGTCGGGGAGTACCAAAATATGTTTATGCAGCGAGATACTGGCTTCAGTGATCTGCATCTGCACGGCGGTTATGTGTATGCATCATACTTTCTGACCGGTGAACATATGCCATGGAATCGCAAGAACGGCACGCTGAACCGAGTCAAGCCTTTTGAAAACTTCTTCCTCGTTGACCGCTGCGACGGTGGAAGCGGTACCGGCTGGGGAGCCTGGCAGGTGGCGGCACGCTATTCCTATGCGGACTTCAACGATCAAAACATCTTCGGCGGCGTTGGAGAAAGTCTCACTCTTGGTCTGAACTGGCTGTGGAATGCCAATACCCGCATACAGTTCAACTACATCAACGGAACGATCAATGACCGTGCTGTGGGTGGACAGTTGACGGGTGGTGACTACGACATCTTCGGCACCCGATTCATGATCGACTTCTAA
- a CDS encoding FKBP-type peptidyl-prolyl cis-trans isomerase, which translates to MKWTAGLIALALFGLWLSSDSFAQKESQNAGALETLPEKVSYSLGYQIGQNFGNDLQVGLLVKGFQDAQANAESLLTPQIMQQSLQDYQKQRQAREGEDNKAAGVAFLKANKEKEGVVSLPSGLQYKVMTKGSGPSPAATDTVTVHYHGTLIDGRVFDSSVDRGQPATFPLNRVIRGWTEGLQLMKVGGKWTFYIPSEMAYGPQRRSAVIGANSTLIFEVELLSIDGK; encoded by the coding sequence ATGAAATGGACCGCCGGCCTGATTGCCCTGGCCTTGTTTGGGTTGTGGTTGAGTTCGGACAGTTTTGCCCAAAAAGAGAGCCAAAACGCCGGAGCTCTCGAGACTCTCCCTGAGAAAGTCAGCTACTCCCTCGGTTACCAGATTGGACAGAATTTTGGCAACGATCTGCAGGTCGGTCTCCTCGTCAAAGGATTCCAGGATGCTCAGGCCAATGCTGAATCTCTGCTCACCCCGCAGATAATGCAGCAGAGTTTGCAGGACTACCAAAAACAACGTCAAGCTCGTGAAGGCGAAGACAATAAAGCTGCCGGAGTCGCTTTTCTGAAGGCAAATAAGGAAAAGGAGGGCGTGGTCAGCCTGCCCAGCGGCCTTCAGTACAAGGTCATGACGAAAGGCAGCGGGCCCAGTCCGGCCGCGACTGACACGGTCACAGTGCATTACCACGGGACCCTCATCGACGGACGAGTGTTTGATAGTTCTGTCGATCGAGGACAACCCGCGACCTTTCCTTTGAACCGGGTCATTCGCGGCTGGACCGAAGGACTCCAGTTGATGAAGGTTGGTGGGAAGTGGACTTTCTACATACCGTCCGAGATGGCCTATGGTCCGCAGCGCCGCAGCGCCGTCATTGGCGCCAATTCCACTCTCATCTTTGAAGTGGAGTTGCTCTCCATCGACGGTAAATAG
- the katG gene encoding catalase/peroxidase HPI, with translation MSDNGNAGKCPVLGGTHQHTAVGATANQHWWPNQLNLKILHQNSPQCDPMGETFNYAEEFSTVNLEELKKDVEEVMTTSQAWWPADYGHYGPLFIRMAWHSAGTYRIQDGRGGAGSGTLRFAPLNSWPDNVSLDKARRLLWPVKQKYGRKLSWADLQIFAGNCALESMGFKTFGFAGGREDVWEPEEDIYWGQETDWLGDERYTGDRELENPLGAVQMGLIYVNPQGPNENPDPVTAARDIKETFRRMAMNDEETVALIAGGHTFGKAHGACADDHVGPEPEGASVEEQGFGWKNSFGSGVGADAFTSGLEGAWTNEPTKWDNNFFENLFAYEWEQTKSPAGATQWTPTDASAVATVPDAHDSSKKHAPMMFTTDLSLRMDPAYEKISRRFHENPDDFADAFARAWYKLTHRDMGPHSRCHGALVPEPQLWQDPVPAVDHELIDEQDIADLKARILASGVSISHLVLIAWTSAATFRGTDKRGGANGARVRLAPQKDWDVNNSPRLPEVLQALEQIQTDFNSSQSDGKRVSLADLIVLGGCAAVEQAAKNAGYDATVGFTPGRTDASQDQTDVESFAVLEPTADGFRNYVKGEPTRPVEELLVDRAHMLTLTAPEMTVLVGGMRVLKANVGHTDLGVFTDRPETLTNDFFVNLLDMNTEWQKSSRCEHVYEGRDRASGETRYIGTAVDLVFGSNSQLRAIAEVYACEDSQQSFVHDFVAAWSKVMELDRFECSV, from the coding sequence ATGTCCGATAATGGAAACGCAGGCAAATGTCCGGTGCTTGGCGGAACTCATCAACACACGGCCGTTGGGGCAACGGCGAATCAGCACTGGTGGCCGAATCAGTTGAATCTGAAGATTCTGCACCAGAATTCTCCTCAATGTGATCCTATGGGAGAGACATTCAACTACGCCGAGGAGTTCAGCACGGTCAATCTGGAGGAACTGAAGAAAGACGTCGAAGAGGTCATGACGACATCACAGGCCTGGTGGCCGGCCGATTACGGCCACTATGGACCGCTGTTCATTCGGATGGCGTGGCACAGTGCAGGCACCTACCGCATTCAGGACGGCCGTGGCGGGGCGGGTTCCGGCACACTTCGCTTTGCACCTCTCAACAGCTGGCCTGACAATGTCAGCCTCGACAAGGCCCGCCGGCTGCTTTGGCCCGTCAAACAGAAGTACGGACGGAAGCTCTCCTGGGCCGATCTGCAGATCTTCGCCGGGAACTGTGCCCTGGAATCCATGGGGTTCAAGACGTTCGGTTTTGCCGGCGGACGCGAGGACGTCTGGGAGCCCGAGGAGGATATCTACTGGGGCCAGGAGACCGATTGGCTTGGCGATGAGCGTTACACCGGTGACCGGGAACTCGAGAATCCTCTTGGTGCCGTTCAAATGGGCCTGATCTATGTGAATCCTCAGGGACCAAACGAAAACCCGGATCCGGTCACGGCAGCCAGAGACATCAAAGAGACGTTCCGACGCATGGCGATGAATGACGAAGAGACGGTTGCGCTCATCGCCGGCGGACATACCTTTGGCAAAGCTCACGGTGCCTGTGCAGATGACCATGTCGGTCCGGAGCCTGAAGGTGCCAGTGTTGAGGAACAGGGCTTTGGCTGGAAGAACAGCTTTGGCAGCGGTGTGGGTGCCGATGCCTTCACCAGTGGTTTGGAAGGCGCATGGACCAACGAACCAACAAAATGGGACAACAATTTCTTCGAAAATCTGTTCGCTTATGAGTGGGAGCAGACGAAGAGTCCCGCAGGTGCTACGCAATGGACGCCCACCGATGCGTCCGCAGTGGCTACCGTGCCCGATGCTCACGATTCTTCGAAGAAGCACGCCCCGATGATGTTCACGACTGACCTTTCACTGCGGATGGACCCAGCCTACGAGAAGATTTCAAGACGCTTCCACGAAAACCCGGACGACTTCGCGGACGCCTTCGCCAGAGCCTGGTACAAGCTGACCCATCGTGACATGGGACCTCATTCGCGATGCCACGGGGCGTTAGTACCGGAGCCTCAGTTATGGCAGGATCCTGTCCCGGCCGTTGACCACGAATTGATCGACGAACAGGACATTGCTGACCTCAAGGCCAGGATCTTGGCATCTGGTGTTTCTATTTCTCACCTGGTACTGATCGCCTGGACGTCGGCCGCAACATTTCGTGGTACCGATAAACGCGGAGGGGCGAACGGGGCACGTGTTCGTCTCGCGCCACAAAAAGACTGGGATGTCAACAACTCACCCAGGCTGCCGGAAGTACTGCAGGCGCTGGAGCAGATTCAGACGGACTTCAACAGCTCACAGTCCGACGGAAAGAGGGTCTCACTCGCTGACCTCATCGTTCTGGGCGGGTGTGCGGCTGTTGAGCAGGCTGCGAAGAACGCCGGTTACGACGCGACTGTTGGTTTCACACCCGGCCGAACCGATGCGTCACAGGATCAGACCGATGTGGAGTCTTTCGCTGTACTGGAACCGACTGCCGACGGGTTCCGCAATTATGTCAAAGGCGAACCGACGAGACCGGTCGAAGAACTGCTGGTGGATCGGGCCCACATGCTGACGCTGACTGCTCCTGAAATGACGGTGCTCGTCGGTGGTATGCGCGTCCTGAAGGCAAATGTGGGACACACGGATCTTGGTGTCTTCACCGATCGACCGGAAACGCTGACCAACGACTTCTTTGTGAATCTACTGGACATGAACACTGAGTGGCAGAAGTCCTCCCGGTGCGAGCACGTTTACGAAGGGCGCGATCGGGCAAGCGGGGAGACCCGATACATCGGTACGGCTGTTGACCTTGTTTTTGGTTCGAACTCCCAGCTTCGAGCCATCGCGGAAGTTTATGCCTGTGAAGACTCACAGCAGTCGTTCGTGCATGATTTCGTGGCTGCCTGGAGCAAGGTCATGGAACTCGATCGTTTCGAATGTTCTGTCTGA
- a CDS encoding MFS transporter, which produces MPNSRLKQLLYLICLLTDFCAFVVIFAVTRRLAEQQADLWYLGMFGAAFSFSAGLTSVLSGWLSSRFDSRFVFVSGCITVALGVMACAFGDTTHAGFLLRYCLLGIGLGFIYPTLIGWLNRNEDVRTNRRGVSRTLILYCVAWNVGMMCGQLTAGWLFAQGLAWLYGLAFGASIANVCLAIAASRLVAAPSVTSVTGNEDTTEVSDRFAGSDPVNTKVAVHFKRLGWIANSGGTFGTGLVLHLLPDLVVTIGIPADSHGSLLAYGRGVVIATYLLMHVNSFWHYRFSVSLVSQVLGAIGLIMFACADSAVTLIVGLTLHSQLAGYNYFSGLFYSTVGSSPESRTLAAGIHEATLAAGMAAGTAAAGVLGTFIGNRAPYVLSFIVLAVLIVVQIAVFCRWFLFMQKDSTGSAAKFLGSMCPDEASTARPEMSNTNHPPQSVALPQNRNQDRSQS; this is translated from the coding sequence TTGCCAAACTCCCGGCTGAAACAACTGCTGTATCTGATCTGTCTGCTGACCGATTTTTGCGCGTTTGTTGTCATATTCGCTGTGACCCGCCGACTGGCGGAGCAACAGGCAGATCTGTGGTACCTGGGAATGTTTGGTGCCGCATTCTCTTTCAGTGCCGGATTAACCAGCGTACTGAGCGGCTGGCTGTCCAGCCGATTTGACAGCCGATTCGTGTTCGTATCCGGATGCATCACCGTGGCACTCGGTGTCATGGCCTGCGCATTCGGTGACACAACTCATGCCGGTTTTTTGCTGCGGTATTGTCTGCTGGGAATCGGACTTGGGTTCATCTATCCCACGTTGATCGGCTGGCTCAATCGAAATGAAGATGTCCGTACGAATCGTCGGGGAGTCAGTCGGACCCTGATTCTGTACTGTGTGGCATGGAATGTGGGGATGATGTGTGGACAGCTGACCGCCGGCTGGCTGTTTGCCCAGGGTCTGGCATGGTTGTACGGACTCGCGTTTGGTGCCTCGATTGCCAACGTCTGCCTGGCGATTGCCGCGTCCCGACTGGTAGCTGCTCCGTCAGTTACCTCAGTCACCGGCAACGAAGACACGACCGAAGTGAGCGACCGATTCGCGGGTTCTGATCCCGTGAACACCAAAGTTGCTGTACACTTCAAGCGATTGGGCTGGATTGCGAATTCGGGAGGCACCTTTGGCACCGGTCTTGTACTTCATCTGCTGCCCGATCTTGTGGTAACCATCGGAATTCCAGCTGACAGTCACGGAAGTCTGCTTGCCTACGGACGGGGCGTGGTGATTGCGACCTATTTGCTGATGCACGTTAATAGTTTTTGGCACTATCGATTTAGTGTCTCGCTGGTGTCACAGGTTCTTGGCGCCATCGGATTGATTATGTTTGCCTGTGCAGACTCGGCAGTCACATTGATTGTGGGACTGACCCTGCACTCTCAACTTGCCGGGTACAACTATTTTTCGGGCTTGTTTTACAGCACGGTCGGAAGCTCCCCGGAGAGCCGTACACTGGCGGCTGGAATTCATGAAGCGACACTGGCAGCCGGAATGGCTGCCGGCACAGCGGCTGCCGGTGTCCTCGGCACGTTCATTGGAAATCGTGCTCCATACGTGCTGTCCTTCATCGTGCTTGCAGTACTGATCGTCGTCCAGATCGCTGTTTTTTGCCGCTGGTTCCTGTTCATGCAGAAGGATTCAACCGGTTCAGCGGCCAAATTTCTCGGTTCCATGTGCCCCGACGAGGCATCAACGGCGCGGCCCGAAATGTCAAACACGAACCATCCTCCGCAGTCGGTTGCACTGCCACAGAATAGAAACCAAGATCGGTCACAATCCTGA
- a CDS encoding exo-alpha-sialidase: MKHLICVAVLMCSVTVGTEQPRAFAGTEADPASIVSRLRESGARLQTNDHGQVSEVAFLHGPVADKFLDELQHLHGLRGLYLSDSVTDLQMRHLSPLTSLEWLYLGFNTQITDRGLRHIAGLTQLQTLYLESTPVTDDGLVHLAKLQNLRVLNLEQTEVTDAGLAHLQTLISLTHLKLSGPITDDGLVHLSGLRNMQRIYMFGTEVTEQGVRRLEKYLPETRLFFHGYQVQTEPGGAPPRDYSIPLIDLASETHRQVIVDREPGQYLGHPTTVLLDDGRTIVIVYPAGHGKGRINLKRSSDGGLTWSERLPTPANWAASDEVPTIYPTIDPQGKKRLLMFSNLYPFLQSISEDDGLTWTLRKPVGNFGGSVMAGMIRLRNGHYMALSNNSRRFVGATGLKTDRFQVFKFVSADGGVTWGPPVTIARHPKAHLCEPGVIRSPDGKHLAVLMRENSRKFNSFVIFSDDEGKSWTEPRELPGALTGDRHNGKYAPDGRLFITFRDTTHESPTRGDWVGWVGTWDDIANGREGQYRVRLMENHKGADCAYSGLELLPDGTFVATTYGHWTRGEKAYIVSVRFTLAEIDDKASQ, translated from the coding sequence ATGAAACACCTGATATGCGTTGCTGTCCTGATGTGCAGTGTGACTGTCGGAACTGAACAGCCGAGGGCTTTTGCAGGCACAGAGGCGGATCCTGCATCCATCGTGTCACGACTGAGGGAATCCGGAGCGCGACTACAAACAAATGATCACGGTCAGGTGAGTGAGGTAGCCTTCCTTCACGGTCCGGTTGCTGACAAATTCCTCGACGAACTGCAGCACCTGCATGGGCTTCGGGGACTGTACCTGTCCGATTCCGTTACCGATTTACAGATGCGGCATCTCAGTCCGCTAACCAGTCTGGAATGGCTGTATCTTGGTTTCAACACGCAGATCACCGATCGCGGACTGCGACACATTGCAGGTCTCACACAGCTGCAGACACTGTACCTTGAAAGCACACCCGTCACTGACGATGGACTGGTCCACCTCGCAAAATTACAAAATCTGCGGGTGCTCAACCTGGAACAAACCGAAGTCACAGATGCCGGTCTGGCCCATCTGCAGACTCTGATCAGCCTGACTCATCTGAAGTTGTCCGGCCCGATCACTGACGACGGACTGGTCCATCTGTCCGGCCTGCGAAACATGCAGCGCATCTACATGTTTGGAACCGAGGTAACCGAACAGGGAGTCCGGCGGCTTGAGAAGTATCTGCCTGAGACACGTTTGTTTTTTCACGGGTATCAGGTGCAAACGGAACCTGGGGGTGCTCCGCCTCGCGACTACAGTATTCCGCTCATCGATCTGGCCTCAGAAACACATCGGCAGGTCATTGTCGACAGGGAACCGGGGCAGTATCTGGGTCATCCCACCACCGTTCTGCTGGATGATGGCAGGACGATCGTGATCGTATATCCCGCCGGCCATGGCAAAGGTCGGATCAATCTCAAACGCAGCAGCGATGGTGGTCTGACCTGGTCGGAACGTCTGCCGACGCCTGCCAACTGGGCGGCCTCGGACGAAGTCCCCACGATCTACCCCACCATCGATCCTCAGGGAAAAAAACGGTTGTTGATGTTCTCAAACCTGTATCCGTTTCTGCAGTCGATTTCTGAAGATGACGGTTTGACATGGACGCTGAGGAAACCTGTTGGCAACTTCGGGGGCAGCGTGATGGCCGGCATGATTCGACTCAGGAACGGACACTACATGGCATTGTCCAACAACAGCAGACGCTTTGTCGGTGCTACCGGCCTGAAGACGGATAGATTTCAGGTATTCAAATTTGTTTCTGCGGACGGTGGCGTCACTTGGGGTCCTCCGGTGACCATTGCCCGGCATCCGAAAGCTCATCTTTGTGAACCGGGAGTCATCCGTTCACCGGACGGCAAACATCTGGCAGTACTTATGCGGGAAAACAGTCGTAAATTCAATTCTTTTGTGATCTTTTCAGACGACGAAGGTAAGTCGTGGACGGAACCGCGTGAACTGCCCGGTGCACTCACCGGTGACCGACACAATGGCAAATATGCACCGGACGGCCGACTGTTTATCACCTTCCGCGACACAACACACGAGAGTCCCACACGTGGCGACTGGGTGGGATGGGTCGGCACCTGGGATGACATCGCAAACGGACGCGAAGGTCAGTACCGCGTCCGTCTGATGGAAAACCATAAGGGCGCAGACTGTGCTTATTCCGGACTCGAACTGCTTCCGGACGGCACGTTTGTGGCGACCACCTATGGTCACTGGACCCGAGGTGAAAAGGCGTACATCGTGAGTGTACGTTTCACCCTGGCTGAAATTGACGATAAAGCCAGTCAGTGA